In Methanoregula formicica SMSP, the DNA window ATCTTCGGGCTCTCCCCTGCAACGTTTTCCCCGCAGATCGATTCCATCCAGGCGCTCTCCCCGTGGCCGGAAGACCACGAGCGCGACAAGGAATTGATCCGCAGGGCAACACAATCCCATACACCGGGATCGTACGAACAGCGGTTCCTCCGGCCGGACGGGAGTGTCGGCTATTATTATTCCACGTTCGAAGGAAGGTACGATACGTCCGGGAACCTGATCGGCATGATCGGGACTGTTCTCGACATCACCGGGAGGAAGAAAGCAGACGAGGCTCTCCGCGAGAGCGAGCTGCGCTTCCGGACCCTTGTCAACCAGATACCGGTCGGCATTGCCATAACAAGGAAGACAGAAACCGGGAAGGATCTTCTCTATCTCAACGAACGATTCACGGAAATGACGGGGTACGCGATGGAGGGGATCACGTCCTTTGATACCGGGGCCACCCATGCGTACCCTGACCCGGAATATCGCCGTAGTCTCACGGGAATGTTTCCCGAGATCTTTTCCGAGGCTGAAAAAAATCTCACCGGCAGGCCACGGGTTACCCGGGTAACCTGCAGGGACGGGACCACAAAGGATATCGAATTCCGGTACACCAGCCTGCAATCGTTTGGTTTCTGGACGATGACTGATATCTCGGAACGCCTGCGTGCGGAAGAACAGCGCGAGACCCTGATCCGGGAACTCGAACGAAAGAATGCAGAACTTGAACGGATCATGCACACCCTTTCGCATGATGTCAAAGGACCGCTCATCACCATAAGGAGTTTCGCAAGTCTTCTGGAGAATGATTCGCAGAGCGAAAACTTCGACATCCTGAAGCGGGACATCCAGCGGATCACAAGCGCAGCGGATACCATGCAGGCACTCTTAAGCGATGTGCTCGAGTTCTCGCGTGTCGGAAGAGCGATCCGTCATCCGTCACTAGTTTCCTTTGAAACGATTGCAAAGGAGGCTGCGGGTCTCCTTGAAGGACTGCTGTCAGAGCGTTGCGTTACGGTTGAGATCGATTCCGGACTGCCCGGGGTCCGGGTTGACCGGGTACGGATCCGTGAGCTGCTGGTAAGCCTGATCGAGAACGCTGCCAAGTTCTCCGGAAACCAGCCGGATCCCCGGATCTGGATCGGTGCTGACACGGGAGGGCCGGACCCGGTCTTTTTTGTCAGGGACAATGGCAGCGGGATTGATCCACGGTACCTTACACGGATCTTCAATCTTTTTGAAAAACTGGACCCTGTGATCCCCGGGACCGGCATCGGCCTTCCGATCGCAAAGCGGATCATCGAGATGCACGGCGGGAGGATCTGGGCGGAATCGGAAGGCACGGGAAAAGGGACGACAATCCGGTTCACCCTGCCTATGAGGGATGATATTCCCGGTACAGGATGACATTTGCGGCCTTTTCGGCCCAGAAGTCCGGGGCTGATTCCCATCCTCAAACGTAACTATTCTGTACTCTCCGGTTATTCTCAGCGCAATACCGCCGGATTCGTCAGGTACCTCAATAGCGCGGTTTCCCGGAAAACCCTCCCCTAAAAAAGCCGAAACTCTCCGGTCGATGAACGTAAAAAAAGGGGAACCGGAGCCTTCTGCGGGCCCGGATTGCCCTTGTCCCCAAAAAAGGGGGTGGTGCCCCCCATGCAGGAAAACTGCGAACTCACAGGTCGTTCTCCGACGGAGGACTCCCCGGGGGATGTGGTTCCCCCTGACGGTTCCCGCCAAGGGCAGCAATGCCTGATAACCCGGGCCTTTCGATCAGGATCGGCATCCCGTCGGCTCTTATCTCGACAAGCCGGTCATCGAGCACCCGGAAGTACTCCCAGGTCTTCCACGGTGTGAGGAGCCAGAGCTCGCGCCCCGTAACGGACGTGAGAGGGATGCGCCGCAAAAAATGGACATCTGCTTTATACTTCGCGGCGCAGTCCTCCGGGCACAGGATGTGCATGGGGGTTCGCCGGATGCGGACAAAGATCCCGTGAGCAAATCGGAGAACAGGACGAAATCGGTGCGGGACTCTTTGAGCAGGTCGCGATCCATGACCTGCCCGCGTGATACAGCATTCTTCGTGGCCTGCCGGATCGCGACGAGAGGCGGAGGTCCGCGGGTCATCGCGTATTCCACCTGTTGCAGGAGGTCTCCGGCCAATCGGCTCTCCAGAAAACCTGCACGCGCCGGACATTTTCGATCCGCAATTCACCCTGCCCGGGCCGGCCTCCGGGTTCATTGATCCACAGGCCGGGATCCTCGATGTGGACCATGCGATTGTCGCGGAATGAATCCTGCTGCCGGATACGCGGGCGGAAAAAAGCCCGGAACGATCTGTCAGGTGAATGAGAGCGATCCACAGAGCCGGGATTTGGTACATTCCGGAAAGCGCGGCCCCACATTTTCCGGCTCGTTTCCTGTGATGTCTGCGGAGAAGTTCCAGGAAGCCCGGTATTCCGGAGAACGTTGCGCACCGGCCGGAACAGGAGGTTTTTATCGGGAAGATGCTGCTCTCTGCCCTGCAACGTGGGGATATTCCCGGGATCCGCTGAAGATCTCCCGGTGCCCAAAAGACAGGGATTATCCCCGCCGGCCGGACCTGGTGCTGCGTCATTGTCTGGATTGTGTGCATGCATGATAGTACCTCGCAGGAAATATCGCGATACGCAGATAACTTGAGGAAACTGTGCGCAGGGTCACACGGGTGATCACACCAAAAGCCACCGCACCCGGTGCCTTTTGCATCTCCCTCCCAAGAACCCGCCGGGCTCCCGTTTTCCCGTGCCGCAATCCCATAATCCGGGACCGTGGGGCACGTGATGATAACCGGTATGATATCTTTACATATATATTCAAGCGATATTTCTGGATTGTTGCATTATCTTTTTTATTCTATGAAACATTTTCGCAGGAAAGTTACTGTTTTCAAGCAGGCTGCCGGGTGCTGCCGGGACCGGACAACGGTTCAATAAAAAAATGCGGTAACGAAAGGAAATGCGGTCGTTCCGGCACAAGGAAAATCCCTGAAAATCCGACAGGGCGGGATTGCTTCCTCCGCGCTGTTACGGCCCGAACAATCCGGGCCACCCAAAATACTAATACAAGTGAGATAAAAGAGAAAACTTTATGCCTGATATGTCCGGGACGCCCTTCCATATCCTTCTTGTTGAGGACAACGAGGACCATGCTGAACTGGTCATCCGCGGGATGCGGGACCAGCAGGTGGCAAACTCCATCCACCATGTCTCGGATGGCGAGAAGGCTCTTGACTATCTCTTCAACAGGGGCCCTTACAGCGATAATACAGAACATCCCCGACCCAACCTCGTCCTCCTGGACCTCCGGCTCCCCCGCGTCGACGGGATCGATGTTTTGAGAACCATCAAGTCAACCCCGGAGTTCCTCCGCATACCGGTTGTCGTCCTCACCAGTTCCGAAGCGGAGAGCGATATTGCCCAGTCATATGACTACCATGCAAACAGCTACATCGTCAAACCCCTGGATTTCAAATCCTTCACGCGGCTGATGAAAGATCTCGGGTCTTACTGGATGAGCTGGAACGCAAAACCGGCTAGGGACTGACCATCAGGAGGAGACGGGTACGGCACCACCGGAATCCAAAGAGGCATCAGATCGCATCGTCCACATCCTGATCGTCGAGGACGACCGCGACCATATCGAACTCATCCTCCAGGCATTCCGGCAGGATCCCGGGCAGTTCCGCATCGATACTGCGGCAACCCTCAAAAAGGCGCGGGAGGTTATCGCGCACGAATGCTCTGACCTGATCATCGCGGACTGGAACCTTCCCGACGGCAGGGGGATTGACATCATCAGCCGGGAGGATGGCAGGGTTACCACCCCGGTAATTGTCATGACCGGATATGGGGACG includes these proteins:
- a CDS encoding PAS domain-containing sensor histidine kinase codes for the protein MAGKDGTARKKGHTDTTLFKKIFDNSPIGIALTTPDLRFISVNPSWISMTGYTEEELLQQTVRDITHPEHVSGDLEQMRHLASGAIPFYRTEKRYIRKNGSILWGRLMVTPLRDTSGKLMYFLAQVEDITVYRGAEQEIRESNRKLKEAQELAHLGFWNWDITTGAVEWSDEVYRIFGLSPATFSPQIDSIQALSPWPEDHERDKELIRRATQSHTPGSYEQRFLRPDGSVGYYYSTFEGRYDTSGNLIGMIGTVLDITGRKKADEALRESELRFRTLVNQIPVGIAITRKTETGKDLLYLNERFTEMTGYAMEGITSFDTGATHAYPDPEYRRSLTGMFPEIFSEAEKNLTGRPRVTRVTCRDGTTKDIEFRYTSLQSFGFWTMTDISERLRAEEQRETLIRELERKNAELERIMHTLSHDVKGPLITIRSFASLLENDSQSENFDILKRDIQRITSAADTMQALLSDVLEFSRVGRAIRHPSLVSFETIAKEAAGLLEGLLSERCVTVEIDSGLPGVRVDRVRIRELLVSLIENAAKFSGNQPDPRIWIGADTGGPDPVFFVRDNGSGIDPRYLTRIFNLFEKLDPVIPGTGIGLPIAKRIIEMHGGRIWAESEGTGKGTTIRFTLPMRDDIPGTG
- a CDS encoding response regulator, producing the protein MPDMSGTPFHILLVEDNEDHAELVIRGMRDQQVANSIHHVSDGEKALDYLFNRGPYSDNTEHPRPNLVLLDLRLPRVDGIDVLRTIKSTPEFLRIPVVVLTSSEAESDIAQSYDYHANSYIVKPLDFKSFTRLMKDLGSYWMSWNAKPARD